The Bradyrhizobium ottawaense genome window below encodes:
- the rbfA gene encoding 30S ribosome-binding factor RbfA: MPRHHQKKNSAPGGGSQRQLRVGEQVRHAMADILAQGNVHDADLEGHIITVPEVRMSPDLKLATVYVMPLGGRDTEVVIAALERNKKFLRGEVARRVNLKFAPDLRFRVDERFDEAERIEKLLRTPAVQKDLEQDLEQDPETDREEER; the protein is encoded by the coding sequence ATGCCACGCCATCATCAGAAAAAAAATTCCGCACCCGGCGGAGGCTCGCAACGTCAGTTGCGCGTCGGCGAGCAGGTTCGCCACGCGATGGCCGATATTCTGGCGCAAGGCAATGTCCATGATGCGGATCTCGAAGGTCACATCATCACCGTGCCGGAGGTGCGGATGTCGCCCGACCTGAAGCTCGCGACAGTCTATGTGATGCCGCTCGGTGGCCGTGACACCGAGGTCGTCATCGCTGCGCTCGAACGCAACAAGAAGTTTCTGCGCGGCGAGGTCGCGCGGCGCGTTAACCTGAAATTTGCACCTGATCTTCGTTTCCGCGTCGACGAACGATTCGACGAAGCGGAACGGATCGAGAAGCTTTTGCGAACACCTGCGGTTCAGAAGGACCTCGAACAGGATTTGGAACAGGATCCGGAGACGGATCGGGAAGAAGAACGATGA
- the truB gene encoding tRNA pseudouridine(55) synthase TruB yields the protein MTMDPAHDTISGEQADQRDVQKNNFADIGGDSQPHQEPRRVNNDPRANARQKGNQVRRDRRDVHGWVVLDKPIGMTSTQAVAVLKRLFNAKRAGHAGTLDPLASGGLPIALGEATKTVPFVMDGRKRYQFTVCWGEERDTDDIEGRVTATSDQRPTREAILALLPRFTGVIEQIPPRYSAIKVQGERAYDLARDGEVVELAARPVEIHHLTLVDQPDNDRAVFEAECGKGTYVRALARDMGRILGTFGHICALRRTLVGPFGENDMIPLDQLEALCDRAASGEGSLADALMPVETALDDIPALAVTRADAARLHRGQAVLLRGRDAPTCSGTVYVTVAGRLLALAEVGNGEIIPKRVFNLTGLTASPGRNERN from the coding sequence ATGACCATGGACCCGGCTCACGACACGATCAGCGGCGAACAGGCCGATCAGCGCGACGTGCAGAAAAATAATTTTGCGGACATCGGCGGCGATTCGCAGCCGCATCAGGAGCCGCGCCGCGTCAACAATGATCCGCGCGCCAATGCCAGGCAGAAGGGCAACCAGGTTCGCCGCGACCGGCGCGACGTCCATGGCTGGGTCGTGCTCGACAAGCCGATCGGCATGACCTCGACGCAGGCGGTTGCGGTGCTCAAGCGCCTGTTCAACGCCAAGCGCGCCGGACACGCCGGCACGCTCGATCCGCTCGCCTCGGGCGGGCTGCCGATCGCGCTCGGGGAAGCCACCAAAACCGTTCCCTTCGTCATGGACGGCCGCAAGCGCTACCAGTTCACGGTGTGCTGGGGCGAGGAGCGCGACACCGACGACATCGAGGGCCGGGTGACCGCGACCTCCGACCAGCGTCCGACCCGCGAGGCCATCCTGGCCCTGTTGCCCCGCTTCACCGGGGTGATCGAGCAGATCCCACCGCGCTATTCCGCGATCAAGGTCCAGGGCGAGCGCGCCTACGACCTCGCCCGCGACGGCGAGGTCGTGGAACTGGCCGCCCGTCCGGTCGAAATTCACCATTTAACCCTTGTGGATCAACCGGATAACGACCGAGCCGTGTTCGAGGCCGAATGCGGCAAGGGCACCTATGTCCGGGCGTTGGCCCGCGATATGGGCCGGATTCTCGGCACTTTCGGCCATATCTGCGCGCTCAGGCGGACCCTGGTCGGCCCATTTGGCGAAAACGACATGATTCCGCTGGATCAGCTGGAGGCTTTGTGCGATAGAGCCGCGTCCGGCGAGGGTAGCCTCGCGGACGCGCTTATGCCCGTTGAGACCGCGCTGGACGACATCCCGGCACTGGCCGTCACTCGGGCTGATGCGGCAAGGCTCCATCGGGGCCAGGCCGTTTTGTTGCGCGGACGGGATGCGCCCACTTGTAGCGGCACAGTCTATGTCACGGTGGCAGGCCGTCTTCTCGCGCTTGCTGAAGTCGGCAATGGCGAAATCATCCCCAAGCGTGTGTTCAACCTGACCGGCCTGACTGCCAGCCCCGGTCGCAACGAGAGAAATTGA
- the rpsO gene encoding 30S ribosomal protein S15, translating to MSIAAERKAEVIKTNANKAGDTGSPEVQVAILSERINNLTNHFKTHVKDNHSRRGLLKLVSTRRSLLDYLKKRDEARYKALLEKHNIRR from the coding sequence ATGTCGATTGCCGCAGAACGCAAAGCGGAAGTCATCAAGACGAATGCCAACAAGGCCGGCGACACCGGCTCGCCCGAGGTTCAGGTCGCGATCCTGTCGGAACGCATCAACAACCTCACCAACCATTTCAAGACCCACGTGAAGGACAACCATTCCCGTCGCGGCCTCTTGAAGCTGGTCTCGACCCGCCGCTCGCTGCTCGACTACCTCAAGAAGCGGGACGAGGCGCGTTACAAGGCGCTGCTCGAGAAGCACAACATTCGTCGTTAA
- the pnp gene encoding polyribonucleotide nucleotidyltransferase, with the protein MFNKHSVEIDWGGRTLKLETGKIARQADGAVVATYGETVVLATVVAAKAPREGVDFLPLTVDYQEKTYAAGRIPGGYFKREGRPTEKETLVSRLIDRPIRPLFVDGWRNETQVIVTVLSHDMENDPDIVALVASSAALTLSGAPFKGPIGAARVGFANDEFILNPTLDEMVDTQLDLVVAGTADAVLMVESEAKELNEDIMLGAVMFGHRHFQPVINAIIELAEKAAKEPREVTVIDNSALEKEMLGLVEQELRAAYAIPVKQDRYAAVGKVKEKVIAHYFPEGQEPKYDKLRIAGVFKELEAKIVRWNILDTGKRIDGRDSKTVRNIVAEVGVLPRAHGSALFTRGETQAMVVTTLGTGEDEQYIDALSGTYKETFLLHYNFPPYSVGETGRLGGTKRREIGHGKLAWRAIHPVLPPHHEFPYTTRVVSEITESNGSSSMASVCGASLALMDAGVPLKRPTAGIAMGLILEDKRFAVLSDILGDEDHLGDMDFKVAGTEQGITSLQMDIKIEGITEEIMKVALAQAKDGRIHILGEMAKALTNARAELGEYAPRIETFKIATDKIREVIGTGGKVIREIVEKTGAKVNIEDDGTVKVASSDGEAMKAAIKWIKSIASDPEVGQIYDGTVVKVMEFGAFVNFFGSKDGLVHISQLASARVQKTSDVVKEGDKVKVKLLGFDDRGKTRLSMKVVDQTTGEDLEGKGGEGEKAPREAAGE; encoded by the coding sequence ATGTTCAATAAGCATTCGGTCGAGATCGACTGGGGCGGACGCACTCTCAAGCTGGAAACCGGCAAGATCGCCCGTCAGGCCGACGGCGCCGTCGTCGCCACCTATGGCGAGACCGTGGTGCTCGCCACCGTCGTCGCGGCCAAGGCGCCGCGCGAAGGCGTCGACTTCCTGCCGCTGACCGTCGACTACCAGGAGAAGACCTACGCTGCGGGCCGCATTCCCGGCGGCTATTTCAAGCGCGAAGGACGTCCGACCGAGAAGGAGACGCTGGTCTCCCGCCTGATCGACCGTCCGATCCGTCCGCTGTTCGTCGACGGCTGGCGCAACGAGACCCAGGTGATCGTCACCGTGCTCTCGCACGACATGGAAAACGATCCTGATATCGTCGCGCTGGTGGCTTCGTCCGCTGCGCTGACGCTGTCCGGCGCGCCCTTCAAGGGCCCGATCGGCGCGGCACGCGTCGGCTTCGCCAATGACGAGTTCATCCTCAACCCGACGCTCGACGAGATGGTCGACACCCAGCTCGACCTGGTCGTCGCCGGCACCGCCGACGCCGTGCTGATGGTCGAATCGGAAGCCAAGGAGCTGAACGAAGACATCATGCTCGGCGCGGTGATGTTCGGTCACCGCCACTTCCAGCCGGTGATCAACGCGATCATCGAGCTCGCCGAGAAGGCTGCGAAGGAGCCGCGCGAAGTCACCGTGATCGACAATTCGGCGCTCGAGAAGGAAATGCTCGGCCTCGTCGAGCAGGAGCTGCGCGCCGCCTACGCCATTCCGGTCAAGCAGGATCGCTACGCCGCGGTCGGCAAGGTCAAGGAAAAGGTGATCGCCCACTACTTCCCGGAAGGGCAGGAGCCGAAATACGACAAGCTGCGCATCGCCGGCGTGTTCAAGGAGCTCGAAGCCAAGATCGTTCGCTGGAACATCCTCGACACCGGCAAGCGCATCGACGGCCGCGACAGCAAGACCGTCCGCAACATCGTCGCCGAAGTCGGCGTGCTGCCCCGCGCCCACGGCTCGGCGCTGTTCACCCGCGGCGAGACCCAGGCGATGGTCGTGACCACGCTCGGCACCGGCGAGGACGAGCAGTACATCGACGCGCTGTCGGGAACGTACAAAGAGACGTTCCTGCTGCACTACAACTTCCCTCCCTACTCGGTCGGTGAGACCGGCCGCCTCGGCGGCACCAAGCGTCGCGAGATCGGCCACGGCAAGCTGGCCTGGCGCGCGATCCACCCGGTCTTGCCGCCACATCACGAATTCCCCTACACCACGCGCGTGGTGTCGGAGATCACCGAGTCGAACGGCTCGTCCTCAATGGCTTCGGTCTGCGGCGCTTCGCTGGCGCTGATGGATGCCGGCGTGCCGTTGAAGCGGCCGACCGCGGGCATCGCGATGGGCCTGATCCTCGAAGACAAGCGCTTTGCGGTTCTCTCGGACATCCTCGGTGACGAGGACCATCTCGGCGACATGGACTTCAAGGTCGCCGGTACCGAGCAGGGCATCACCTCGCTCCAGATGGACATCAAGATCGAGGGCATCACCGAAGAGATCATGAAGGTCGCGCTCGCCCAAGCCAAGGATGGACGTATCCACATCCTCGGCGAGATGGCCAAGGCGCTCACCAACGCCCGTGCCGAGCTCGGCGAATACGCGCCGCGCATCGAGACCTTCAAGATCGCCACCGACAAGATCCGCGAAGTGATCGGCACCGGCGGCAAGGTGATCCGCGAGATCGTCGAGAAGACCGGCGCCAAGGTCAATATCGAGGACGACGGCACCGTGAAGGTCGCCTCCAGCGACGGCGAGGCCATGAAGGCCGCGATCAAGTGGATCAAGTCGATCGCCTCCGATCCGGAAGTCGGCCAGATCTATGACGGCACCGTCGTCAAGGTGATGGAGTTCGGCGCCTTCGTAAACTTCTTCGGCTCCAAGGACGGCCTCGTCCACATCAGCCAGCTCGCCTCGGCGCGCGTGCAGAAGACCTCCGACGTCGTCAAGGAAGGCGACAAGGTCAAGGTCAAGCTGCTCGGCTTCGACGACCGCGGCAAGACCCGCCTGTCGATGAAGGTGGTCGATCAGACCACCGGCGAAGACCTCGAAGGCAAGGGCGGCGAGGGCGAGAAGGCCCCGCGCGAAGCCGCCGGCGAGTAA